The Sneathiella limimaris region TATTGTCATTGGGAATGCAAAAGGGGGGTCTGGTAAGTCAACGACTGCCATGCACGTGATTGTATCTCTGTTGACGCTGGGTTTCAGGGTCGGAGCCATTGATTTGGATGGTAAGCAAAAAACCCTTGGTCGTTATATCGAAAACCGTCAGGATTTTGTGACTAATAAGAAGCTTAAGCTTCCAATGCCCTCCTTGACTGTTATTGAACCGAGCCAAAAGAAAAACATGGACGAAGCTCAGAGTGATGAGCGCGCACGGTTCGTCGCTGCACTGCAAGAGCAAGTTTATGGCAACGATTTTGTTGTTGTGGATTGTCCAGGAGCAGATAGCTTTATTGCAAAGCTCGGCCACTCCTTTGCGGATACACTATTAACCCCAATGAATGACAGTTTTATTGATCTTGATCTCTTAGCCAAGGTCAATGAACGCACATATGATGTTGAACGGCCAAGTTGGTATAGTGAAATGGTTTGGGAACAGCGCAAGCGCCGCGCCCTTATCGACAAGCACCAAATAGACTGGGTCGTGATGCGAAATCGT contains the following coding sequences:
- a CDS encoding division plane positioning ATPase MipZ, giving the protein MTLTVEETKPASDTQATRAHIIVIGNAKGGSGKSTTAMHVIVSLLTLGFRVGAIDLDGKQKTLGRYIENRQDFVTNKKLKLPMPSLTVIEPSQKKNMDEAQSDERARFVAALQEQVYGNDFVVVDCPGADSFIAKLGHSFADTLLTPMNDSFIDLDLLAKVNERTYDVERPSWYSEMVWEQRKRRALIDKHQIDWVVMRNRLSHTDAHNKRNIEQILDKLASRISFRAAPGFGERVIFRELFLKGLTVLDLKRKGVGVKMSMSHVAARQEIRNLIKALQLPGLEEKIDEI